In Chanodichthys erythropterus isolate Z2021 chromosome 7, ASM2448905v1, whole genome shotgun sequence, a genomic segment contains:
- the bcl7bb gene encoding B-cell CLL/lymphoma 7 protein family member B-B: protein MKSRETKTKTGRDQVADGGRQEKEEDLDKLIKPIKMSGRSVRAETRSRAKDDIKKVMAAIERVRRWEKKWVTVGDTSLRIFKWVPVTETKQIYKPKVSGTAVRELKGFPTDVVLENARSVLLDFQDDNSNQSFLSDAYQSNTKVDSSSNSSPQHVSEAVSPSHPSYFRTEDSQPPTLGQESMEGEREASTTSSEVTDEPPTLIKEDVLSLSNQEEEEVIGAPPLKRVCTEQNSTLS from the exons ATGAAGTCTCGCGAGACAAAGACGAAGACAGGGCGAGATCAAGTCGCAGACGGAGGAAGGCAAGAAAAAGAGGAAGATCTTGACAAACTAATAAAACCCATTAAAATGTCGGGACGGTCTGTGCGAGCGGAGACACGCAGCCGTGCAAAAGATGACATCAAAAAAGTGATGGCGGCAATTGAGAGGGTCCGTCGGTG GGAAAAAAAGTGGGTTACAGTGGGAGACACATCATTACGGATATTCAAATGGGTCCCTGTTACAGAAACTAAACAG ATATACAAGCCTAAAGTGTCAGGTACTGCAGTGAgggaactgaagggctttcctACAGATGTAGTGTTGGAAAATGCCCGTTCCGTGCTACTGGATTTTCAAG ATGACAACAGCAATCAGAGTTTCCTATCAGATGCCTATCAGTCTAATACAAAAGTGGACAGCAGCAGCAACTCCAGTCCACAGCATGTGAGTGAGGCGGTGAGCCCTTCCCATCCATCTTACTTCCGTACAGAGGATTCCCAGCCGCCCACCCTGGGACAGGAGAGCATGGAGGGGGAGAGAG AGGCATCAACGACCAGCAGCGAGGTCACGGATGAGCCCCCGACTCTAATTAAAGAAGATGTGTTGTCTCTCTCTAATCAG GAGGAAGAGGAGGTGATTGGAGCCCCACCACTTAAAAGAGTTTGCACTGAGCAAAACTCGACTCTCAGTTAG
- the tsen34 gene encoding tRNA-splicing endonuclease subunit Sen34, which produces MDGDPAEMNVSQSSSSMEVKEDVTTRSDNENQAAGDALVDINFCGSTPMLWKVSDMKKCRSVGVIGALVGSLARQPRQNVRLGRPLELLQEEALLLVETGSAAASLHTQDCGDEEMHSEAVRQYEAGLESSYKEQCALALEDKKTVLRRIINEKENGTDDSGNAIRDRLNALDQAFCFPLSAMAVQLCTARAGFSHCPEERSFLSTEWPVPRDERLNTRFCVYRDLRSKGFYLTSAGKFGGDFLVYPGDPLRFHAHFIALCISMDEELPLCDILSIARLGSNVKKTVLLCSPQSRNETGKDESVEGDVVYSSLQWSSMV; this is translated from the exons ATGGATGGGGATCCAGCAGAGATGAATGTGTCACAGTCATCATCAAGTATGGAAGTAAAGGAGGATGTGACTACCAGAAGTGATAATGAGAATCAGGCAGCAGGAGATGCTCTGGTTGACATCAACTTTTGCGGATCCACCCCTATGTTGTGGAAGGTGTCTGACATGAAAAAGTGCAGATCTGTGGGTGTGATCGGGGCTCTGGTGGGCTCTCTGGCCCGTCAGCCTCGGCAGAACGTGCGGCTGGGCAGACCGCTGGAGCTCCTGCAGGAGGAGGCGCTGCTGCTGGTGGAGACGGGCTCTGCTGCGGCTTCACTGCACACTCAG GATTGTGGAGATGAAGAGATGCATTCAGAAGCTGTGAGGCAGTATGAGGCAGGTCTGGAGAGCAGTTATAAGGAGCAGTGTGCTCTGGCCCTGGAGGACAAGAAGACAGTGCTGAGGAGAATCATCAATGAGAAAGAGAATG GTACAGATGACTCCGGCAATGCAATTAGGGACCGTCTTAATGCATTGGACCAGGCTTTCTGCTTTCCGTTGTCGGCCATGGCGGTCCAGCTCTGTACTGCCCGTGCCGGCTTCAGCCACTGTCCAGAGGAACGCAGTTTCCTTTCCACTGAATGGCCAGTGCCTAGAGATGAACGTTTGAACACTAGATTCTGTGTATACAGGGATCTGAGAAGTAAAGGCTTTTACCTGACCTCTGCAGGGAAGTTTGGAGGAGATTTCCTGGTTTATCCAG GTGATCCTCTGCGTTTCCATGCTCATTTCATTGCATTATGCATCTCCATGGATGAAGAATTACCACTCTGTGATATTCTGTCTATAGCTCGCCTGGGATCTAATGTGAAGAAAACAGTATTGCTTTGCTCTCCACAGAGCCGTAATGAGACTGGAAAGGATGAGAGTGTGGAGGGTGATGTGGTGTATTCATCGCTGCAGTGGAGTTCTATGGTGTAA
- the selenot1b gene encoding thioredoxin reductase-like selenoprotein T1b: METRCLYLLLVCVLSVYPATADNGSVKKMKMQYTGMPLLKFQICVSUGYRRVFEEYSRVLTQRYPDIRIEGENFLPQPLYRHIASFLSVFKFVVIGLVILGKDPFTFFQMEAPGIWLWAQENKMYACMMVFFLSNMIENQCMSTGAFEITLNDVPVWSKLQSGHLPSMQQLVQILENEMKLSAHMDSLPHRRA, translated from the exons ATGGAAACGCGGTGTTTATATCTTTTACTGGTGTGTGTGCTGTCAGTGTATCCTGCCACAGCCGACAATGGCAGCGTTAAAAAGATGAAAATGCAATATACTGGAATGCCACTGCTGAAGTTTCAGATTTG CGTGTCCTGAGGGTACAGGCGGGTGTTTGAAGAGTACTCTCGGGTTCTCACCCAGAGGTACCCAGACATCCGCATCGAGGGTGAAAACTTCCTGCCACAGCCTTTATACAG gcACATAGCTTCCTTCCTCTCCGTCTTCAAGTTTGTAGTGATTGGTTTAGTTATCCTGGGCAAGGACCCTTTTACATTTTTCCAAATGGAGGCTCCAGGAATCTGGCTTTGGGCACAAGAGAATAAG atGTATGCCTGCATGATGGTGTTCTTCCTCAGCAACATGATTGAAAACCAGTGTATGTCCACTGGCGCCTTTGAAATCACACTTAATG ATGTGCCTGTGTGGTCAAAGCTTCAGTCTGGCCACCTGCCCTCTATGCAGCAGCTGGTGCAGATTCTGGAGAATGAGATGAAGCTGAGCGCACACATGGACTCTCTCCCCCACAGACGGGCGTAA